Proteins from one Chitinophaga oryzae genomic window:
- a CDS encoding amino acid adenylation domain-containing protein, whose amino-acid sequence MPHLYALTLPQQDVYYDQLLHKGSAIYNIGAKVAVNGPLDPEIFAAAAALLVAQHDSLRAVIVNNEGTPFMQIMETAVPAVVYRDFSAETDPLASAETFIRQQFALPFDLENGQLLNNYMLLKTGDRHFYIIGKYHHLIADGWSTALLFSRLGRHYSAVRTMTPPDMSAFSYLDFAEDDRTYLDSVSYQEDWHYWHSKLSLLEPPRPMQPVRERSRFTLASDRAELYLERALYDRINQFCKAQGVSVFHFLIGVVYVCFSPLIEGSTVMMGLPLLNRKNKKFKETVGLFAGVTPLFFNGFTDRPFHVLLKDIYNELRASFRHQRLPLSRMITDAGWRTGTDHRPHHQVFFSYEKHDYAVSFDGHPATVLPLTHQLERACLAVYVREFDNIRDVKVDFDYNTTYFDTALIQTCLERFQSLIPELLDNPGKPIGTISLLDDASRDRILHRFNDTAVAYPSGRTVMDYFMDQCVRTPQQPAVISGDTVLNYGELERHSRALSMRLQKAAGGVAGIMLDRSWKMLSGILGILRAGVAYVPIDPEHPEPRIKYILEQSGVREVVTTARYAPWLLEQGFVPLLVDDHSTDTEMAAFTAHYDAGGLAYVMYTSGSTGQPKGVEVPHSAVINFLLSMQSRLNIREGMRLLAVTTYAFDISVLELLLPLISGGTVIIASREQVQDAIGLSALLTESQPDLMQCTPGLWQLLLDAGWRGNRTMTALCGGERMPVEVARRLLQECAACWNMYGPTETTIWSCMQQITVPDDALSIGRPICNTEIYILNDRLQPLPEGVAGDIYIGGAGLARGYRGQEAMTAARFIAHPFRSSGRIYRTGDVGRWDHNGRILFGGRSDDQVKVRGYRVEPGEIEHALQQHTAVKQAAVVAGQGPDGNTFLTAYVVLQDTVSVAELQAYAKEVLPSYMVPGYIAVLEQLPMSANGKVDRKQLPAVKGVAGSGGYVAPSSALERLLVRIWEEVLVQERIGVQDNFFELGGHSLRAMQILSRIHRELGVSPGLQDLFDHPVISELAGIVAALSPSVATGTVPLAAPRPYYELSHAQRRLWILSQFPEGAVAYNICGAYRMSGPLDRDAFRQSLQAVVARHESLRTVFKTVDGMPVQQILDIAACGFHLEETDLRAAAETVSSVVASEQTTAFDLSQGPLIRARLLRTGASEYVFVLTLHHIITDGWSMEVIVGEVLRLYEAYSNGEEAVLPPLRLQYKDYACWQQEQLQQESMAAHRAYWLSQLDGHISPLDLPMAKKRPERQTFRGSLMTVGLDSVLTDKIRATSSGQQGTVFMTLLTAFKVLLHHYTTATDIVTGTPVSGRGHISLYDQVGCYMNMIPVRARFTGDDSFNAILEQVRTVALDGYTHQSYPFDKLVEELQLPRDRSRSPLFDIVVGMDTDAFGQPLQPVMRALDIQPVGDYHGISKYDLTCMFRDAGSYITMQVEYNTSLFDADSVTRLVEQYRLLLERLVDNPEQPIATISLLDDASRDRILHRFNDTAVAYPSGRTVMDYFMEQCVRTPQQPAVISGDTVLNYQELERHSRALSMRLQQTTGGVAGIMLDRSWKMLSGILGILRAGVAYVPIDPEHPEPRIKYILEQSGVREVVTTARYAPWLLEQGFVPLLVDDHSTDTETAAFTAHYDAGGLAYVMYTSGSTGQPKGVEVPHSAVINFLLSMQSRLNIREGMRLLAVTTYAFDISVLELLLPLISGGTVIIASREQVQDAIGLSALLTESQPDLMQCTPGLWQLLLDAGWRGNRTMTALCGGERMPVEVARRLLQECAACWNMYGPTETTIWSCMQQITVPDDALSIGRPICNTEIYILNDRLQPLPEGVAGDIYIGGAGLARGYRGQEAMTAARFIAHPFRSSGRIYRTGDVGRWDHNGRILFGGRSDDQVKVRGYRVEPGEIEHALQQHTAVKQAAVVAGQGSDGNTFLTAYVVLQDTVSVAELQAYAKEVLPSYMVPGYIAVLEQLPMSANGKVDRKQLPAVQGVAGSSGYVAPASALERLLVRIWEEVLVQERIGVQDNFFELGGHSLRAMQILSRIHRELGVSPGLQDLFDHPVISELAGIVEALSPSVATGTVPLAAPRPYYELSHAQRRLWILSQFPEGAVAYNICGAYRMSGPLDRDAFRQSLQAVVARHESLRTVFKTVDGMPVQQILDIAACGFHLEETDLRAAAETVSSVVASEQTTAFDLSQGPLIRARLLRTGASEYVFVLTLHHIITDGWSMEVIVGEVLRLYEAYSNGEEAVLPPLRLQYKDYACWQQEQLQQESMAAHRTYWLSQLGGGIPRLNLPTDFARPAVFMPGAGIVSDSIPPDVYARMQALAGSWGVSLYNLLMAAAKVLLFRYTGDQDIVVGYPVSLRSHAELEMQVGFYLNTLALRTRLEHHYTYRDVVMAVRQSMLEASKHQEYPFDKVVSELRYTRDAGRAPLFDVVVVLQNLQVHRQEATRMGEMEVTVLPFDNTTSSVDLRMEFIEREDRFTVNFEYNLALFRRHTIRLLMDRFLSILTQLAGSPDIPVASVGTGEDATTTVEDLKNHFSINF is encoded by the coding sequence ATGCCTCATTTGTATGCGCTTACGCTGCCGCAACAGGACGTGTATTACGACCAGTTGTTGCATAAGGGCAGCGCTATATATAACATCGGAGCAAAGGTCGCGGTCAACGGACCGCTCGATCCTGAGATATTTGCCGCCGCTGCCGCACTGCTGGTAGCGCAGCATGACAGCCTGCGTGCCGTTATTGTCAACAATGAGGGAACGCCCTTCATGCAGATAATGGAAACCGCTGTTCCTGCCGTCGTCTATCGGGATTTTTCTGCTGAAACGGATCCGCTGGCGAGCGCTGAAACGTTTATCCGGCAGCAGTTTGCATTGCCATTTGACCTGGAAAACGGGCAACTGCTGAACAACTATATGTTGTTAAAGACCGGCGATCGGCATTTTTATATTATCGGCAAGTACCATCACCTGATTGCAGACGGTTGGAGCACCGCGTTGCTCTTTTCGCGGCTGGGCCGGCATTATAGTGCTGTACGCACCATGACGCCGCCTGATATGAGCGCTTTCTCCTACCTGGATTTTGCAGAAGACGACCGGACATACCTGGATAGCGTGTCTTACCAGGAGGACTGGCATTACTGGCATTCCAAACTTTCGCTGCTGGAACCGCCGCGCCCTATGCAACCTGTTCGTGAGAGAAGTCGCTTTACGCTGGCAAGCGACAGGGCTGAACTATACCTGGAGAGAGCTTTGTACGACCGGATCAACCAGTTTTGCAAAGCGCAGGGCGTGTCTGTTTTTCATTTCCTCATTGGTGTGGTATACGTTTGTTTTTCTCCGCTCATAGAAGGTAGTACCGTGATGATGGGGCTGCCGTTGCTGAACAGGAAAAATAAAAAGTTTAAAGAGACGGTCGGACTGTTCGCCGGCGTGACGCCGCTTTTTTTCAACGGTTTCACCGACAGGCCGTTCCATGTGCTGCTGAAAGATATCTACAATGAATTACGCGCCTCTTTCCGCCATCAGCGCCTTCCCCTGAGCCGGATGATCACGGATGCGGGATGGCGTACAGGTACCGATCACCGGCCGCATCACCAGGTTTTCTTTTCCTATGAAAAACACGATTATGCTGTTTCCTTCGACGGCCACCCGGCTACGGTACTGCCGCTGACACACCAGCTGGAACGTGCCTGCCTTGCGGTATACGTGCGGGAGTTTGACAACATCCGCGATGTGAAGGTGGATTTCGATTACAATACTACCTATTTCGATACCGCGCTGATACAAACATGCCTGGAGCGGTTTCAGTCCCTTATTCCGGAACTGCTGGATAACCCTGGCAAGCCAATCGGGACAATCTCTTTGCTGGACGATGCTTCGCGCGACCGTATCCTGCATCGCTTCAACGATACGGCGGTGGCTTATCCCTCCGGACGGACGGTGATGGACTATTTTATGGACCAATGTGTACGCACGCCGCAGCAGCCGGCGGTGATATCGGGTGATACTGTTTTAAACTATGGGGAACTGGAACGGCACTCCCGTGCACTGTCTATGCGCCTGCAGAAAGCAGCCGGCGGCGTGGCGGGTATTATGCTGGACCGGTCCTGGAAGATGTTGTCGGGTATCCTGGGCATCCTTCGTGCGGGCGTAGCTTATGTGCCCATTGATCCGGAACATCCGGAGCCACGGATAAAGTATATCCTGGAACAGAGCGGTGTGCGGGAGGTGGTGACGACGGCGCGTTATGCGCCGTGGCTGCTGGAGCAGGGATTTGTACCGCTGCTGGTGGACGACCACAGCACGGATACCGAAATGGCCGCTTTTACAGCACACTATGATGCCGGGGGACTGGCCTATGTCATGTATACATCCGGTTCTACAGGTCAGCCTAAAGGCGTGGAAGTGCCGCACAGCGCGGTGATCAACTTCCTGCTGAGTATGCAGTCCCGTTTGAACATACGGGAGGGCATGCGTTTGCTGGCGGTGACTACCTATGCCTTTGACATATCTGTGCTGGAACTGTTGCTGCCGTTGATCAGCGGCGGCACGGTGATCATCGCATCGCGGGAGCAGGTGCAGGATGCGATAGGGCTATCGGCGCTGCTGACGGAGTCGCAGCCTGACCTGATGCAGTGTACGCCCGGACTGTGGCAGCTGTTGCTGGACGCCGGCTGGCGTGGCAACAGGACCATGACCGCGCTGTGCGGCGGGGAACGGATGCCGGTGGAAGTTGCCCGGCGGCTGCTGCAGGAATGTGCCGCCTGCTGGAATATGTACGGCCCTACGGAAACGACTATCTGGTCGTGCATGCAACAGATAACGGTGCCGGACGATGCGCTGAGCATAGGCCGTCCTATCTGCAATACAGAAATTTATATTTTGAATGATCGCCTGCAACCTTTGCCGGAAGGCGTTGCAGGTGATATTTATATCGGCGGCGCGGGCCTGGCCCGCGGCTACCGTGGGCAGGAAGCGATGACGGCCGCCCGCTTCATCGCCCATCCTTTCCGCAGCAGCGGGCGTATTTACCGCACAGGCGACGTAGGCCGGTGGGACCACAACGGCCGCATATTGTTCGGCGGCCGCAGCGACGACCAGGTGAAGGTCCGGGGCTACCGCGTAGAGCCCGGGGAGATAGAGCATGCCTTACAGCAACATACGGCTGTTAAACAGGCGGCGGTGGTGGCAGGGCAGGGACCAGACGGGAACACGTTCCTGACGGCCTACGTGGTGTTGCAGGATACGGTCAGCGTAGCAGAACTGCAGGCTTATGCAAAGGAAGTGCTGCCTTCGTATATGGTACCGGGTTATATCGCTGTCCTGGAGCAGCTGCCCATGTCGGCCAACGGGAAGGTAGACAGGAAACAGCTGCCGGCGGTCAAGGGTGTGGCCGGTAGCGGCGGTTACGTAGCACCTTCATCGGCGCTGGAGCGCCTGCTGGTGCGTATATGGGAGGAAGTACTTGTGCAGGAACGTATAGGCGTGCAGGATAATTTTTTTGAACTGGGCGGCCATAGTCTGCGTGCCATGCAGATACTGTCCCGTATTCACCGCGAGCTGGGTGTTTCCCCCGGATTGCAGGACCTGTTTGATCATCCGGTGATATCGGAGCTGGCAGGCATCGTGGCAGCGTTGTCACCGTCGGTGGCCACGGGAACGGTCCCGCTGGCAGCACCTCGACCATACTATGAACTGTCGCATGCGCAAAGGCGCTTATGGATCCTGAGCCAGTTCCCCGAAGGGGCTGTAGCTTACAATATCTGCGGCGCCTACAGGATGAGCGGCCCGCTGGACAGGGACGCCTTCCGGCAGTCGTTGCAGGCGGTGGTGGCGCGGCATGAGAGCCTCCGCACCGTTTTTAAGACGGTAGACGGTATGCCGGTGCAACAAATACTGGATATTGCCGCCTGCGGTTTCCACCTGGAAGAAACAGACCTGCGTGCGGCGGCGGAGACGGTGAGCAGTGTGGTGGCGTCGGAACAAACAACGGCATTTGACTTGTCACAAGGGCCTTTGATACGGGCAAGACTGCTGCGTACGGGTGCGTCAGAATATGTATTTGTACTGACCCTGCATCACATTATCACCGATGGCTGGTCAATGGAAGTGATCGTGGGAGAGGTGCTGCGTTTATACGAAGCTTATAGCAACGGGGAGGAAGCAGTGCTGCCGCCGTTACGTTTACAATACAAGGACTATGCCTGCTGGCAGCAGGAACAGCTGCAGCAGGAGAGCATGGCCGCGCATCGCGCGTACTGGCTCTCACAGTTGGATGGCCATATTTCCCCGCTTGATCTGCCAATGGCCAAAAAACGGCCGGAGCGGCAAACGTTCCGTGGCAGCCTGATGACCGTCGGCCTGGATAGCGTATTGACAGATAAAATCAGGGCGACAAGCAGCGGGCAGCAGGGCACTGTTTTTATGACTTTGCTGACAGCATTCAAGGTATTGCTTCATCATTATACCACCGCAACAGATATTGTAACAGGTACGCCGGTGTCGGGCAGAGGGCATATCAGTTTGTATGACCAGGTGGGATGTTACATGAATATGATACCTGTAAGAGCCCGTTTTACAGGGGACGATTCTTTTAACGCGATTTTGGAACAGGTGCGGACCGTTGCCCTGGATGGATACACACATCAATCCTACCCGTTTGACAAACTTGTGGAAGAACTGCAGCTGCCGAGAGACAGGAGCCGGTCTCCTTTGTTTGACATTGTAGTAGGAATGGATACAGATGCTTTCGGGCAACCATTACAGCCGGTGATGCGTGCGCTGGACATACAACCGGTTGGTGACTATCATGGCATCAGTAAATATGACCTTACCTGCATGTTCCGCGATGCCGGCAGTTATATCACCATGCAGGTGGAATACAACACGTCCCTGTTTGACGCAGATAGTGTTACCCGGTTGGTGGAACAATACCGCCTGTTGCTGGAGCGGCTGGTGGATAATCCTGAACAACCGATAGCGACAATCTCTTTGCTGGACGATGCTTCGCGCGACCGTATCCTGCATCGCTTCAACGATACGGCGGTGGCTTATCCCTCCGGGCGGACGGTGATGGACTATTTTATGGAACAATGTGTACGCACGCCGCAGCAGCCGGCGGTGATATCCGGAGATACTGTTTTAAACTACCAGGAACTGGAACGGCACTCGCGTGCACTGTCTATGCGCCTGCAGCAGACGACCGGCGGCGTGGCGGGCATTATGCTGGACCGGTCCTGGAAGATGTTGTCGGGTATCCTGGGCATCCTTCGTGCGGGCGTAGCTTATGTGCCCATTGATCCGGAGCATCCGGAGCCACGGATAAAGTATATCCTGGAACAGAGCGGTGTGCGGGAGGTGGTGACGACGGCGCGTTATGCGCCGTGGCTGCTGGAGCAGGGATTTGTACCGCTGCTGGTGGACGACCACAGCACGGATACCGAAACGGCCGCTTTTACAGCACACTATGATGCCGGGGGACTGGCCTATGTCATGTATACATCCGGTTCTACAGGTCAGCCTAAAGGCGTGGAAGTGCCGCACAGCGCGGTGATCAACTTCCTGCTGAGTATGCAGTCCCGTTTGAACATACGGGAGGGCATGCGTTTGCTGGCGGTGACTACCTATGCCTTTGACATATCTGTGCTGGAACTGTTGCTGCCGTTGATCAGCGGCGGTACGGTGATCATCGCATCGCGGGAGCAGGTGCAGGATGCGATAGGGCTGTCGGCGCTGCTGACGGAGTCGCAGCCTGACCTGATGCAGTGTACGCCCGGACTGTGGCAGCTGTTGCTGGACGCCGGCTGGCGTGGCAACAGGACCATGACCGCGCTGTGCGGCGGGGAACGGATGCCGGTGGAAGTTGCCCGGCGGCTGCTGCAGGAATGTGCCGCCTGCTGGAATATGTACGGCCCTACGGAAACGACTATCTGGTCGTGCATGCAACAGATAACGGTGCCGGACGATGCGCTGAGCATAGGCCGTCCTATCTGCAATACAGAAATTTATATTTTGAATGATCGCCTGCAACCTTTGCCGGAAGGCGTTGCAGGTGATATTTATATCGGCGGCGCGGGCCTGGCCCGCGGCTACCGTGGGCAGGAAGCGATGACGGCCGCCCGCTTCATCGCCCATCCTTTCCGCAGCAGCGGGCGTATTTACCGCACAGGCGACGTAGGCCGGTGGGACCACAACGGCCGCATATTGTTCGGCGGCCGCAGCGACGACCAGGTGAAGGTCCGGGGCTACCGCGTAGAGCCCGGGGAGATAGAGCATGCACTACAGCAACATACGGCTGTCAAACAGGCGGCGGTGGTGGCAGGGCAGGGATCAGACGGGAACACGTTTCTGACGGCCTACGTGGTGTTGCAGGATACGGTCAGCGTAGCGGAACTGCAGGCTTATGCAAAGGAAGTGCTGCCTTCGTATATGGTACCGGGTTATATCGCTGTCCTGGAGCAGCTGCCCATGTCAGCCAACGGGAAGGTAGACAGGAAACAGCTGCCGGCGGTCCAGGGTGTGGCCGGGAGCAGCGGTTACGTAGCACCTGCATCGGCGCTGGAGCGCCTGCTGGTGCGTATATGGGAGGAAGTACTTGTGCAGGAACGTATAGGCGTACAGGATAATTTTTTTGAACTGGGCGGCCATAGTCTGCGTGCCATGCAGATACTGTCCCGCATTCACCGCGAGCTGGGAGTTTCCCCCGGATTGCAGGACCTGTTTGATCATCCGGTGATATCGGAGCTGGCAGGCATCGTGGAGGCGTTGTCACCGTCGGTGGCCACGGGGACGGTCCCGCTGGCAGCACCTCGACCATACTATGAACTGTCGCATGCGCAAAGGCGCTTATGGATCCTGAGCCAGTTCCCCGAAGGGGCTGTAGCTTACAATATCTGCGGCGCCTACAGGATGAGCGGCCCGCTGGACAGGGACGCCTTCCGGCAGTCGTTGCAGGCGGTGGTGGCGCGGCATGAGAGCCTCCGCACCGTTTTTAAGACGGTAGACGGTATGCCGGTGCAACAAATACTGGATATTGCCGCCTGCGGTTTCCACCTGGAAGAAACAGACCTGCGTGCGGCGGCGGAGACGGTGAGCAGTGTGGTGGCGTCGGAACAAACAACGGCATTTGACTTGTCACAAGGGCCTTTGATACGGGCAAGACTGCTGCGTACGGGTGCGTCAGAATATGTATTTGTACTGACCCTGCATCACATTATCACCGATGGCTGGTCAATGGAAGTGATCGTGGGAGAGGTGCTGCGTTTATACGAAGCTTATAGCAACGGGGAGGAAGCAGTGCTGCCGCCGTTACGTTTACAATACAAGGACTATGCCTGCTGGCAGCAGGAACAGCTGCAGCAGGAGAGCATGGCCGCGCATCGCACGTACTGGCTCTCACAGTTGGGTGGAGGGATTCCCCGTCTTAACCTGCCAACGGATTTTGCAAGACCTGCCGTATTCATGCCCGGGGCGGGCATCGTTTCGGATAGCATCCCTCCTGATGTTTATGCCCGGATGCAGGCGCTGGCGGGAAGTTGGGGGGTAAGCTTATACAACCTGCTGATGGCTGCTGCAAAAGTGCTCCTGTTCCGGTATACAGGAGATCAGGATATTGTGGTGGGGTATCCCGTTTCGCTGAGAAGTCATGCCGAACTGGAAATGCAGGTAGGCTTTTACCTGAATACGCTGGCCTTGCGTACCCGCCTTGAGCACCATTACACTTACCGAGACGTGGTGATGGCTGTCCGTCAGTCTATGCTGGAAGCCAGTAAGCACCAGGAGTATCCTTTCGATAAAGTCGTTTCGGAGCTGCGCTATACAAGAGATGCCGGCAGGGCGCCACTGTTTGATGTGGTGGTTGTATTGCAGAACCTGCAGGTGCACCGGCAGGAAGCTACCCGCATGGGGGAAATGGAGGTAACGGTGCTCCCTTTTGATAACACTACGTCATCGGTGGACCTCCGCATGGAGTTTATTGAGCGGGAAGACCGGTTCACCGTTAATTTTGAATATAATCTCGCTTTGTTTCGCCGGCATACCATCCGGTTACTGATGGACCGTTTCCTTTCTATACTCACGCAACTGGCTGGCTCTCCCGATATACCTGTCGCCTCCGTTGGGACAGGAGAAGATGCCACCACTACTGTGGAGGATTTGAAAAACCATTTTTCAATAAATTTTTAA
- the cysC gene encoding adenylyl-sulfate kinase — MKKGFTIWLTGYSGSGKTTISEQLYQSLTAREIRCEKLDGDIIRQHLSKGLSFSREDRCENILRIGFIAEMLSRHGVGVIVSAISPYREARNTVRNKIANFIEVHVSCPIEECARRDVKGLYQRAMSGEITNFTGISDPYEAPLDAEITCDTAHESVDESTDKILRELCRMGII, encoded by the coding sequence ATGAAGAAAGGTTTCACTATCTGGTTGACAGGCTATAGCGGCTCTGGAAAAACAACCATCTCTGAACAACTCTATCAAAGCCTTACCGCCAGGGAAATACGGTGTGAAAAACTGGATGGCGACATCATCCGGCAACATTTGTCCAAAGGACTTTCCTTTTCAAGGGAGGACAGATGTGAGAATATCCTCCGCATTGGTTTTATCGCCGAAATGCTGTCACGTCATGGTGTCGGGGTGATCGTATCTGCCATCTCTCCTTATCGCGAAGCACGCAACACTGTCAGAAATAAGATCGCCAACTTTATAGAAGTACATGTAAGCTGTCCTATTGAAGAATGTGCCCGCAGAGACGTTAAAGGCCTGTACCAGCGGGCGATGTCGGGCGAGATCACCAACTTCACCGGCATCAGCGATCCTTATGAAGCACCGCTGGATGCGGAAATAACCTGTGATACCGCCCATGAAAGCGTAGATGAATCCACCGACAAAATTCTGCGCGAGCTATGCAGGATGGGTATCATCTGA
- a CDS encoding FAD/NAD(P)-binding protein: protein MHKTVIIGGGLSGILLAIHLLRHRQCPATDITVIDINPPEKLGQAYSTREYQHLLNVPAAKMSAFTEDSHHFIAWLAATNLPFHQEMFVPRNIYRRYIQDILQQQLGMRDQQHRYQYIQGEAVDIVDGHTQVLLACGRHIPFDKLVLALGNFEAAPLSLSDNSYLEHPGYFASGWNRPELQQVPAGKRVFIIGTGLTMVDTVLSLRAQQHSGPVTALSTHGYVPMAHAAVPAYAWPKDELPTGNTLLEVFSKVNRQIKVAKARGIAWQAVIDAIRPYMQRIWTGFPVSEKKRFMVHVRHIWGVARHRMPPVCAAVIHELQERKQLHILAGRVQSIRQQADGALAVRYLERGSHQLQEVSTDIVINCMGPQSDYTRSKSPLIIQLLSRGIIRPDALRLGIDCTPAGAIIDCHGCPSDRLFTIGPPAKGALWEITAVPEIRAAAAQLAAMILTPNYEYVH, encoded by the coding sequence ATGCATAAAACTGTTATCATCGGCGGAGGACTCAGCGGCATTTTGCTGGCCATCCATCTGCTTCGTCATCGTCAATGTCCGGCTACCGATATTACCGTCATCGATATTAACCCACCGGAGAAACTGGGCCAGGCTTATTCTACCCGGGAGTACCAGCATCTGTTGAATGTTCCTGCAGCGAAGATGAGCGCTTTCACAGAAGACAGCCACCACTTTATAGCGTGGCTGGCTGCCACTAACCTGCCATTTCACCAGGAGATGTTTGTTCCGAGAAATATTTACAGACGATATATACAGGATATCCTGCAGCAACAACTGGGCATGCGGGACCAACAACACCGGTACCAGTACATCCAGGGCGAAGCCGTAGATATTGTGGACGGCCATACACAGGTACTGTTAGCCTGCGGACGGCATATCCCATTTGATAAACTGGTGCTGGCCCTTGGCAACTTCGAGGCGGCGCCGTTGTCGCTGTCGGACAACAGCTACCTGGAGCATCCGGGATATTTCGCTTCCGGATGGAACAGGCCCGAACTGCAACAGGTGCCGGCCGGCAAGCGTGTATTCATTATCGGTACAGGACTTACCATGGTAGACACCGTCCTGTCACTGCGTGCGCAACAACACAGCGGCCCGGTCACTGCACTGTCTACCCATGGCTATGTCCCTATGGCGCATGCTGCAGTACCGGCATATGCATGGCCGAAAGATGAGCTTCCAACAGGTAACACCCTGCTGGAAGTATTTTCAAAAGTGAACAGGCAAATCAAAGTAGCCAAAGCCCGCGGTATCGCATGGCAGGCGGTAATAGATGCTATCCGTCCTTATATGCAGCGAATATGGACCGGGTTTCCGGTAAGCGAGAAAAAAAGATTTATGGTCCATGTACGGCATATATGGGGGGTGGCCCGTCACAGGATGCCGCCGGTATGCGCTGCTGTTATACATGAACTGCAGGAACGGAAACAACTTCATATACTGGCCGGCAGGGTCCAATCTATCCGGCAACAGGCCGATGGCGCGTTAGCGGTCCGGTATCTCGAAAGGGGCTCGCACCAGTTGCAGGAGGTATCTACCGATATCGTCATCAACTGTATGGGACCGCAGTCTGATTATACCAGGTCAAAGTCCCCGCTGATCATCCAACTGCTTTCGAGAGGCATTATCCGGCCGGACGCCTTGCGGCTGGGTATTGACTGTACGCCCGCCGGCGCCATTATTGACTGTCACGGTTGTCCTTCTGACAGGCTGTTTACCATAGGGCCGCCAGCTAAAGGCGCTTTGTGGGAAATTACGGCCGTCCCCGAAATCAGGGCAGCGGCTGCACAGCTGGCTGCTATGATCCTTACTCCCAATTACGAATATGTTCACTAA
- a CDS encoding cyclic peptide export ABC transporter, which produces MKYLLHFLSNARKLFGIRIFIFGIATGLANTALISIINETIKYGIDEKMPSPLLAAGYVLSLLLYFLLQYSYQALLIRSAESLILQSRKELIDRIRKSSLQSFEKLGSTRLFVLISADTATIGQIATLASGVITSVIVITGVLLYLLVISIKGFLLTITIIAISFLVALAKQKQNIRRIKHLMELQNTFLGYVQQMLNGMKEIKIDSQVDKGLYDTQIKPRMEEVSSATISNNVFQSRFSLLGQSIFFITMGCILYLFPLLKVTITENNAQFVIMLIYILGPLQSLLPLIPQFSRIKSTLERLEEAMKTLQEEASAAYDSQQAENSFTEIRIRDLTYTYKTLHNDEFSLGPINLDIKAGDLIFIHGGNGSGKSTLIKVLTGLYPQSGGSIMRDNQLIDYHNLQMYRNMFGVIFTDNHLFEHIHGVDQTAAANVQQLIRKVGLVEKVNFSQNQFDTIDLSEGQKKRVALVSALVRNKPIYIFDEWAANQDPDFKHFFYQNIIPELSKQRKTVILITHDDRYLHIAQRVIKMENGKIQEQKV; this is translated from the coding sequence ATGAAATATCTGCTCCATTTTTTGTCCAACGCACGTAAACTATTCGGTATCCGGATTTTTATCTTTGGTATCGCTACAGGGCTGGCTAATACAGCCCTGATTTCCATCATCAACGAAACCATTAAATATGGTATCGATGAGAAGATGCCATCGCCTTTACTCGCCGCCGGATACGTTTTATCGCTGCTGCTCTATTTTCTTTTACAGTACAGTTACCAGGCCCTCCTGATCCGGTCTGCCGAATCGCTGATCCTGCAAAGCCGGAAAGAACTGATCGACCGGATCAGAAAAAGCAGCCTGCAGAGCTTTGAGAAACTGGGAAGCACCCGCCTGTTTGTGCTGATATCGGCGGATACCGCCACCATAGGGCAGATAGCCACACTTGCTTCGGGTGTGATCACCTCTGTGATCGTAATCACCGGCGTACTGCTCTACCTGCTGGTCATCAGCATAAAAGGTTTCCTGCTGACCATCACCATTATCGCTATTTCTTTCCTGGTGGCGCTGGCAAAACAAAAACAGAACATCCGCCGCATCAAACACCTGATGGAGTTGCAAAATACTTTCCTGGGATATGTACAGCAGATGCTGAATGGTATGAAGGAAATCAAGATAGACAGCCAGGTGGACAAGGGATTGTACGATACGCAGATCAAACCCCGCATGGAGGAAGTTTCTTCCGCGACGATCAGCAACAATGTCTTCCAATCCAGGTTTTCCCTGCTCGGCCAGTCGATCTTCTTCATCACCATGGGTTGTATCCTTTACCTGTTTCCGCTGTTGAAGGTAACGATCACGGAAAACAATGCTCAGTTCGTGATCATGCTGATTTATATCCTGGGCCCCCTGCAATCTCTTCTGCCGCTGATCCCACAGTTTTCACGGATAAAATCCACGCTTGAGCGACTGGAAGAGGCCATGAAAACGTTGCAGGAAGAAGCTTCCGCGGCATATGACAGTCAACAGGCGGAAAACAGCTTTACGGAGATCCGTATCCGGGACCTGACGTATACCTACAAAACCCTTCACAATGATGAGTTTTCGCTGGGGCCTATCAATCTTGATATCAAAGCCGGCGATCTTATTTTTATACACGGGGGTAATGGTTCGGGGAAATCAACCCTGATAAAAGTGCTGACAGGATTGTATCCGCAGTCGGGCGGTAGTATTATGCGCGACAACCAGCTGATTGACTACCATAATCTGCAGATGTACCGTAATATGTTTGGCGTGATTTTCACAGACAACCATCTCTTCGAACATATTCACGGCGTGGATCAAACAGCGGCGGCAAACGTGCAGCAGCTCATCCGCAAGGTCGGGCTCGTGGAAAAGGTCAACTTCAGCCAAAACCAGTTCGACACGATCGATCTTTCAGAAGGACAAAAGAAAAGAGTGGCCCTGGTCAGCGCCCTTGTGCGCAATAAGCCCATCTACATCTTTGATGAATGGGCAGCCAACCAGGACCCGGATTTCAAACACTTCTTTTATCAGAACATTATTCCGGAGTTAAGTAAACAGCGGAAAACAGTGATCCTTATTACACATGACGACCGTTATCTGCATATTGCGCAACGCGTCATTAAAATGGAAAACGGAAAGATACAGGAACAAAAGGTATAG